The following DNA comes from Lynx canadensis isolate LIC74 chromosome C2, mLynCan4.pri.v2, whole genome shotgun sequence.
actgagccacccaggtgccccaaaacttgaAGTTTAAAGAAAGTCGAGTTTCTACAACatcaaaatgtttagaaaaaaacttTACAGATAGAAGGGGAAAGTTTAAAATTGGCTTTCAGTCTTGAGTTTTGGTATTGGTTTTGTCTTCAGCTGGATTGTGACTGATGCTCCTGGGGTCAGAGGTGAAGAATGGGAGAATAAGACCCTGGACCTACTGTCTTCAGGAGCCCAGGGGCCAGTGTGGCATGGGACGGGGGTCCATACCCTTCCACCCCTTCCCTTGTCCCCGGACTGACCACGGCACACCTGAAGCCCGCAACATGACTTCGTCTTTCCCTTCCAGATTGTAGGCTACCTTTCCAGAAGGGCTTTCGGCAAGTGGTTTGTAATCAAACCCTCCTCcttccactccccttcctcctcttcttcctcaaaaATCTCTTCCCTCATCCAACAGGTATTTGTTTCAAATCTAGCTTGTTTTGAGAACAGTGCAACATCatgtggaaagaaaacagaaaaagctcTCACTAGCTAGGTGAGTTCCTGGTAGGGTGACCATATGAGTCATTGTCCCAACTGAGGCACTTTTGAGAGTGACAGGGGGTGGCTTGTGATTATGTTCCTGAGACAACAGGATGACTCAGGACTGTCACGGGCTAAGTGGGACGAAGTGTCACGGCTTTTCCAACACTTCAATGCACTGTTCTGTCAAGATGTGTCCTCTGGGACAATACTAACCATGAGGTCACAATGCCGACGATAACAAGTGCCGTGCTGGGTAGGATACGTACCTTCTCTGACTTACAATGGCCATGGTCCTACTAGAACTTCTGTTCTAGAGGAAAAACTTAGTGAAGATCGCAGAGTTAATATGAGATAAAGTGGGGTTTGAATCAGGCAACAGTGTGCCCTGAGAACCCACTCATTTCACCATGGCATTATTCGTGTTGGTTTGTGTGATGTGCTTATTGACTTGCAAGAAGGAATATCAGTGTTTCAACCCCTGCCTTCCGATTTAGGTCTATTCTTCAGCAATAGCCTTCTTTTAAACTGAAATACACCTTTACAGTTAACGGGGCAAAGCCAGGAAAATTAGAGCAGGTTGGGGGCCATTCTTGGGCAAGAAAGACCAGCTCTTGGACGAGAAATCAGTGCAGGAAGGACTTTGGTTCAGGCATAGCATATCCCATGATCTGAATGTTATACATACATCGAAATCCCAGGGGCCCTTCTGAAAGGACCAGATGCTCGCTAAAGAGATCTCCCTCCATGGAAATGAGTCTATCTGTTCAGGAAAAACCGCAAAACAACAAATCCTTTAATTGTTTGtttatgggacacctggggggctcagtcagttaagtttctgactcttgatttcagctcaggtcatgatctcacagtttgtgagctcgagccccacgtctgtctctgtgctgacagcacagtgcctgcttgggattctttgtctctttctctctgcccctcccctgctctctctctctctctctctctcaaaaagaaataaataaaacagtaaaaaaaataaattgtttatttataagCCCTTGAGTTTTTCCTTGGTAATCCCTGAGCTGTGCTGTTTCATGAGTCCTCGTAATACATGGTAAGAAAGCTCTGTAGTTACTAGTAATTTCTAAAAGCCACTTGATTACCAGTCCTTTGCCTCTTGTCTCCCAGCCTTGACTCTGTCACTTCTGTTTAACCCTCCTTGGTATTTAAATAGCTAATCTGGTACTGGTTGCCGAGTTAACAATGTGCAAACCTCTAAAGCAACTTCACCTCGACCTTCACGATTCTGTTTATTTGgtgtttccttttgtgtttctgttcATGAGCTGACTTGGCCTTTGCTAATGATTAAAAGTATTCGCTGAAGTATTCGCCAAAGCCAGTAGATAAGAATTTCTGCAAACAGTGTGTCTTGTGACATTAGCTTGTCCCCTGAAGTACAAAACCAACTGAGAAAAGTAGTTTTGAAAACAGTTTCGGGATGATACGTATGTATTTGAAAGCTTGCATGTATTCGCCCGCTCAGGATTTATTGAGTTTCTAGTATGCGCCCAGTTTTGTTCTAGGCAGTGACAAACAAAACCTTTGGCTTCATGGGACCACCATCctagcggggggtgggggaggaggggggggagacagacaataaggaAGTAAAACACATTGTATGTCATACGGAGACAACTGTTATGGGggaaaaataaggcagaaaaggCTGACAGTGAGTAGGGATTGTGatttagttattcttttttttttttaatttattttgagacagagagagaggaggaggaggaggggcagagagaggggaagaaagaatgctaagcaggccccagactgtcagcacgcagcctgacatggggctcgaacccacaaaccatgagatcatgacttgagccgaaaccaagaatcagacgcttaactggctgagccacccaggcgcccaggaatTGTGTTCTAAAATAGGGTGTTTATCCACTTTTACTGCAGCATTTCTCACAAcagtcaagatatagaaacatCTTCAATATCctctgatggatgaatggataaaaaaaaatgtggtatatgcacacaatggaatattatttggtttttaaacaGAAGGGAaacctgccatttgtgacagggACAAATCTAGATGGCATtctggtaagtgaaataagccacatgcagaaaagacaaataccgcaCGATCTCACTTAGATGTGGAATCTAAATAGTCAAGTTCATCtaaacagagagtagaatagcGGTTAGcaaaggctgggggaggggaaaagagggaggTGTGGGtcaagggtacaaagtttcagtgaTGCAGGATGAATACTGGAGATCTAATGTATCACATGCGACTATAGTTAACGATATGGTTTTGTATATTGCTAAGAGGGCAGATCTTAAGTGTtagcaccacacacacacacacacacacacacacatagggtGCTTAGAGAAAAGAGCTTATGAAAAACCTAAACAAGGTAAGGGATGAGCTACAAGGATATAGGGAGCATCCGGAATGCCTAGCAAATTCTGGCAACAGCAGGAAGCCAGTGAGGACAGAAAGAGACTGGGATGCCTGATTTTATAGGAGCCATACTTGATGTGTAGGGACTTGACTTTCTCTTGGTGTGAGACAGGAAGGCTTTGAAAGATTTCAAGCATACGAGGCGACTGGTGGACTCATGATTTCGATGGGAGTCATCTGTGCggtagagaacagactgatgaaAAGCAAGGGTAAACCAGGGGAGCAGCTGGGAGGTAATGGTGGCTTGGCCCAGTGGGGTAGCAGTTGGGGGTAGAGAGAAGAGTTTGGATTCTGGATatgtgtcatttatttattttttaaaatgtttattattttgagagagagagagagagagcgagcaggggagaggcaaagagagggagagagagggtctcaagcaggctctgcactgtcagctcagagccagatgcggggctcgaactcacgaaccacaagatcacgatctgagctgaaatcaagaggtggatgctcaaccgactgagccacccaggcgcatcctggatatgttttaaaaagtggacaataggggcgcctgggtggcacagtcggttaagcgtccgacttcagccaggtcacgatctcgcggtccgtgagttcgagccctgcgtcgggctctgggctgatggctcagagcctggagcctgtttccgattctgtgtctccctctctctctgcccctcgcccgttcatgctctgtctctctctgtcccaaaaataaataaacgttgaaaaaaaaaattttaaaaagtggacaatAGAATTTATTGGCAGGTTGGATGGGGGGTGTGAGAGAAAGGAGTTAAGGTTTTCAGTATGTGCACACACGAGTGTAAAGTCTATATAAGGCTGAACATTATCCGAAAGTGTCTGGCTTAactgcttacttatttttgctctAGCCCAAAGCCCCACGATGGAAGGCAAACAGTTCGCTCATTGCTGTGTGCCTAGAGTCTAGAACAGCCTCTctttctcagcacagagccctacgtggggctcgaactcacggactgagagatcatgacctgagccgaagtcagatgtttaaccgactgagccaaccaggcgccccgaagaAAGTGTTTATTGTGAGTAATGGGATTTCAGAAAAATTGTAAAGAGttctgttattttctgtcttctctatttTCAGCTTTGAGTCTGTATTCatgtaaaaataatgcatttgctgaattatagaaaataaaagaactttgcAGAATTATgtgataaaaacatttaaaaattgttaagactattattaaaaagtgaaagcttcCACATTCTACAGAAGGcaaggtgttatttttttttaatttaaaaaatttttttaatgtttatttatttttgagacagagagagacagagcatgaatgggggagggtcagagagagagggagacacagaatcggaagcaggctctaggctctgagctgtcagcacagagcccgacacggggctcaaactcacagaccgtgagatcatgacctgagccgaagtcggaagctcaaccgactgagccacccaggcgccccagcaaggtGTTATTTTGAAAGCCAATGTCAGTGTAAGTCAACGAATCCCAacactataaaaaattaaatcctaatCCTATAGAATAAAATGACCTTGTTTGAGATGTAGGGTCCGTTGCGAGGACAGAATAGACTTTAGGAATGCTGTTTCTCTACAAGGACACTCCTGGGGACCAGCTCTCAGCCAGCCAGTCAACTGTACTGAGTTCCCATTAATCATCTCTAGGCTTGATTCAAAAGGAGGTTTTTAAGAGATGCCAACCTTCCTATAATCAggacttctgttttctggaacacACCAGGGCTCATGGGGTTTGCGTAAAGGGACTTCAGTCCTGTGCTCACGGGGTTTGCGTCAAGGGACTGCAGTCCTGTGCCGTGTTTGCTGTTCGGGGCTGACTGCGCTggcttttctccttccttaagCAGTGAGGCTAATAATGGCTATCTCCCGGCCTTGTGAGTGCAGCAGGATTCCTTTCTCTAGGTGATGGGAGCTTTTGCAGAGCATGGCCTGTGTCTGACATGTCGGTCTAGCTCTCGTGTGTGAGTGTGGGGCTTTGAGTAGATGTGCCGTGCTTTGTGGTGATGAAGCTTCCGGTCCCTTCCTTTCTGGATAGGGCACAACCTTGGAGAAAGGTGGCATGAATCTGGGTGACACTGGGCTCCTGTCTTGTCACCTGTCAGTGGGTATTAGACGGAGACATCCCGGTGATTAGCCAAATGTGTGACTCCAAGCCCTACCAAAGATCCCCTCTGGTCTTTTAGTGATAACAGAGCCCTCTATAGACGTGACAGACTAACGTGTCTCAGGACAGTGTCAAAGCCATTAAGAGCCCTATGACTCAAATCAGTCTTGAGTTGGGCTCCCTGCTTCACCGCACTTAGACTGGGCCATCCTGGGCCATCCTGGACAACAGCCTCCTCTCTGTAACCCACACGATTTAGCCTAGCTCATAGTGAACTTACCACGTAATTCTCCTCCtaacttccttttctttgggAGAAGGTGTCCAGTTTGTGATTCCAGGAAGTTCCTCACCCAGGGAATGCCACAGCTCCCATCCTTCGAATCTTGTATTTTCACCCCAACACCCACAGCTCCCCAAGCCCTAACACACAACTCAGGCTAAAGCGCTGGCCAGGGGCTTGGAAAATCTAGGAGCATCTGCAAGATAGACTCTTAGAGAGTCTTTCAGGGACCAGAGAGGTAAAGGATCTAGCCTTTCCACACTGCAAGGATGCTGTACTTGTCATACCTGAGAGGGGGGTCTCCCTCATGCACGACAGAGCCCATCTCTGATCAAAGTGCCTCGACGGACTCTTCCTTCTCTATAGGGGCCTCTGGAACTTCTCAGGAGGGTCCTGAAAAATTGGAAAGGTGTCTCCCTGTCTTCTTGCTTTCTGGGTTTACCACCTTTGTTCGGGGACACTGAGGCGGAACATGGGCATCTGCATTGGATATCAGCTGAGGAACTTAACCCTGGGCTCCCTGGGGGAGAGTGGAGATAGGGTACTCGGGTGCCCAGCGTGTGgtgttgggggtgtgtgtgaTTTAAATGGCTCTGGAACTTGATGCTGTTACAGAAAACACACAAGCTGCCAGGAGAACCGGGATCTTTTCACTGAAATTCACAAGGGCCATGGGAAAGGCTGTCATTGGCCAGGCTCCCAGGCCACCTGAACACGGGGAGAGGATGGGGTGCAAGCCCCGCCCAAGCCCCAGGGGGACGGAGTTGGCACCGATGACTACTGGTCAGTCCCTGGACGGCGGGCCAGGCATTTCAAAGGGTGTGGGAGCTAAGAGGCCCTCCTCAGCCGCGCTCTCTATCTCGGTGGCCCGCGCCTCCAGCGAAGCCGGGTAGGAATTGGAGTCTGGGTGGGAAGCAGACTTGAATCTGGAGAAACAGTTGCGGTGGAGGAAGATAACAGAAAGCTTAAATCCGGGACGAGGGGCGCAGTGTCTTGAGGTCGAGCCCATTTTGCGCCACCCGAGCCCAGAGCGAGGCGTCCCTTTGGAAGGGGTGCAGCGGCCCCTCCGGCACCGACCTCCTCGCCCAGGGCCCCTTGCCCCATCGGCAGTGTCAAGGAAGGGTCTCCAGCGGAGGACAGGGATCTGCGGCCATGGCCGAGGCAGCGGAGCTGGAGGGagggcccccaggcccccaggggccGCCCGAGGCCCCAGCGCCTGTGGCGGAGAGACCCGGTGAGCCGGGGGCCGCTGTGGGCCGGGAGGCGGAGCGGGAGGAGGCCAGCGAGGGCGCCGCGGAGGCGCCGAGGGGCGAAGGGGCGGGCGCAGCCGCGACGGCCGCGGTGAACCGGGCAGAGAGCCCCGACCCGGACGGAGGGCGCGCGGGCGAGCGGGAGCCCGGCGCGGACGGTGGCCCGGCGGCCGAGACGCGGGGCGCGAGGGCGGCGCAGGGGGAGGCGGAGGCCGAGGAGGGCGCCCCGGGGTGCGCCGACGGcccccagggagaggagggggcgaGCGGCGGGGAGCAGGTGGAGGACGCGAGCCCCGGTCTCGGCGCGCAGGGCGAGGCCGCGACGGAGGTTCAGGGGGAGCCCGGGGAGCCCGAGGACCCCGGGGCGGAGGAGAAAGCGGAGCGAGGGCCGGGGGAACCAGGAGGCAGCGCGCCGGGGGCGCAGGGGCCCAGCATGGACGCAGCGGGGCAGGCGGGAGGGGCGCACGGGACCCAGGGTGAACCCCGGGACGGAGGGGAccgcagcccccagccccaggccgaAGCCACGGAGGCCTCGGCGGCGGAGATTGGCGGGTGCGGCCCGGGGGAGCTGGCAGGGGAGCCTCGGGATGCAGCGGCGGGGCCTGCCGACGAGGCGGGGGCCCCGGGGACAGCGGAGTCGGAGGAAGCGGCCCCCGGGGACGCGAGGGCGGAAGCCGTCGAGGAAGGGGACCAGGGTGGACCCCAGGAGGagatggaggaggcagaggaggagaggcgAGAGCGCAGCCCGGAGGGGGCGGGCGAGGAGGAGCCCCCCGACAGCAGCAGCGCGCATCCAGAGGCGGCCGCGCCGACCGGGGCCGCGGAGCCGGAGGCCGAACTCAGCAACCACCTGGCGGAGGAGAGCAGCGTCGAGGGCGCGGACGAGACCGCGCGGGTGAACGGCCGCGGGGAGGACGGCGAGGCGTCCGAAGAGGGGGCCCCGAGACAGGAGCACGACATCACCCTCTTCGTGAAGGTAAGTTGAGCTTTCCCCAACTCTTAGCACGCCCCCTCCCATTTTTGGTCTTGGTCTTCCAGGGGTCCCCAGTGTCAAGAGGGTCACTTCCATTCCTAGGAGGGAGGCAGGACATCCTGGGTGTTTTGGCAGAGTTTTAAGGAGCGTTTTAGCGAGACACGATGGTTTGGAAACGAAGAGGTTGGGTGGAGGCAGTCGGGGGAAGTGGGGGGATGCAGGGCCAGCACCCCACTGTCCTTTGCTCTGAAAATCCAAACTGGCCCTTCTCCTCCGGAGGTTTTTGAAGAattaactgaaagaagaaaaaaagcgaCACACCTTACTGATGTTCAGAGCAATTGATGCCAAAGAAAGCTTAATACTcgaagagggggaaaaatgcaaaCAGGTTGTAATGCGAGAAGTATTCCCAGGACTCCGATTTCAGGGGCCCAGGGCTGGCCAGGGTTTTCAGCCCCCCAAAAGTATCCCTCTTTGGTGGGTAGAATCGATGaggtctatttgtttttttttttttttttttgtgcctaagatttttatttttatttttttatatatatgaaatttattgacaaattggtttccatacaacacccagtgctcatcccaaaaggtgccctcctcaatatcgaT
Coding sequences within:
- the CLIC6 gene encoding chloride intracellular channel protein 6 — encoded protein: MAEAAELEGGPPGPQGPPEAPAPVAERPGEPGAAVGREAEREEASEGAAEAPRGEGAGAAATAAVNRAESPDPDGGRAGEREPGADGGPAAETRGARAAQGEAEAEEGAPGCADGPQGEEGASGGEQVEDASPGLGAQGEAATEVQGEPGEPEDPGAEEKAERGPGEPGGSAPGAQGPSMDAAGQAGGAHGTQGEPRDGGDRSPQPQAEATEASAAEIGGCGPGELAGEPRDAAAGPADEAGAPGTAESEEAAPGDARAEAVEEGDQGGPQEEMEEAEEERRERSPEGAGEEEPPDSSSAHPEAAAPTGAAEPEAELSNHLAEESSVEGADETARVNGRGEDGEASEEGAPRQEHDITLFVKAGYDGESIGNCPFSQRLFMILWLKGVIFNVTTVDLKRKPADLQNLAPGTNPPFMTFDGEVKTDVNKIEEFLEEKLAPPRYPKLGTQHPESNSAGNDVFAKFSAFIKNTKKDANEIYEKNLLKALKKLDDYLNSPLPDEIDAYSTEDVVVSGRKFLDGDELTLADCNLLPKLHIIKIVAKRYRDFEFPSEMTGIWRYLNNAYARDEFMNTCPADQEIEHAYSDVAKRMK